Proteins encoded together in one Thermococcus gammatolerans EJ3 window:
- the crcB gene encoding fluoride efflux transporter CrcB, with the protein MNAKMALAVAAGGALGALFRFYLSGLLPVYRDFPVGTLMVNGLASFILGYLYGLLFWGFDVPSDWRAFLGTGFCGGLSTFSTFSYETFSLLREREYIMAGLNVAANVFVTISLVFIGFLLARR; encoded by the coding sequence ATGAACGCGAAGATGGCTTTGGCTGTAGCAGCGGGTGGCGCGCTGGGGGCCCTCTTCCGGTTCTACCTGTCGGGACTGCTCCCCGTTTACAGGGACTTTCCGGTTGGAACTCTCATGGTCAATGGACTCGCCAGCTTCATCCTCGGCTACCTCTACGGCCTCCTGTTCTGGGGTTTTGACGTACCGAGCGATTGGAGGGCTTTTCTTGGTACGGGCTTCTGTGGGGGTTTAAGCACTTTTTCAACCTTCTCATACGAGACGTTCTCCCTCCTCCGGGAGAGGGAGTACATTATGGCTGGTCTGAACGTCGCGGCAAACGTTTTTGTAACCATCAGCTTAGTTTTCATTGGGTTCCTATTGGCGAGGAGGTGA
- a CDS encoding DUF190 domain-containing protein, which translates to MVEVEHWNTLRLKIYIGENDRWKGRPLYKAIVEKLREMGIAGATVYRGIYGFGKKSRIHSGDVMRLSTDLPVVIEVVDRGYKIEKAICEIKPMINDGMITVEPVIVVWVGTQDEVSRFREDAIREES; encoded by the coding sequence ATGGTCGAGGTTGAACACTGGAACACCCTTCGTCTTAAGATATACATTGGGGAAAACGACCGCTGGAAGGGGAGGCCCCTTTATAAAGCGATAGTAGAAAAGCTGAGGGAGATGGGAATAGCGGGGGCAACCGTTTATCGCGGTATATACGGGTTTGGAAAGAAAAGTCGCATTCACTCCGGTGATGTAATGAGGCTCTCCACGGATCTCCCCGTTGTTATTGAGGTTGTTGACAGGGGTTACAAGATAGAGAAGGCCATCTGTGAGATCAAACCGATGATAAACGACGGCATGATAACCGTTGAGCCCGTGATCGTTGTGTGGGTTGGCACTCAGGATGAGGTCAGCAGGTTTAGGGAGGATGCTATTCGAGAAGAATCTTAA
- a CDS encoding DUF835 domain-containing protein — translation MGTTSYEQIKLFAEVIAFSVLTVTVVMAMRIRKRLGASLGRREVNNTIIGFLIFWSGYFVNVLNDIIKTEFMKVFDDVLVALGLIWILVTAQPIYGKLKLKSAPSKVFDGTRVLKSGAYLVNASMPLQRLLRLLGGWKLLAVARNAERFRESDIPTLWITKISGENRIEPSRLAPLLQYIVDRADDNTAVIIEGVEYLILENGFDAVFKFLTSLKDNILSRGALLVLVVDPKTLEERELKLLEREFSWLNVS, via the coding sequence ATGGGGACAACAAGCTACGAGCAAATCAAGCTTTTTGCAGAGGTAATCGCGTTTTCGGTGCTGACGGTCACAGTTGTAATGGCGATGAGGATAAGGAAAAGGCTTGGAGCAAGTTTGGGCAGGAGGGAAGTTAATAACACGATAATTGGGTTCTTGATATTCTGGTCTGGTTATTTCGTTAACGTCCTCAACGATATAATCAAGACGGAGTTTATGAAAGTGTTTGATGATGTTCTTGTGGCCCTTGGTTTGATCTGGATCCTCGTAACAGCTCAACCCATCTACGGAAAGCTCAAACTTAAATCCGCTCCGAGCAAGGTCTTTGATGGAACTAGGGTTCTAAAGTCCGGTGCGTACCTTGTTAACGCTTCGATGCCCCTTCAGCGCCTTCTCAGACTCCTGGGGGGCTGGAAGTTGCTGGCCGTTGCAAGGAACGCCGAGAGGTTCAGGGAATCGGACATTCCAACGCTGTGGATCACGAAGATCAGCGGGGAGAACAGGATCGAGCCTAGTCGGCTTGCGCCCCTTCTGCAGTATATCGTAGACCGGGCGGATGATAACACCGCCGTAATAATTGAGGGGGTTGAGTATCTAATCCTTGAAAACGGTTTTGATGCGGTTTTCAAATTCCTTACGAGCCTGAAAGACAACATTCTGTCCAGGGGAGCTTTGTTGGTTTTGGTAGTGGATCCCAAAACGCTCGAGGAGAGGGAGCTCAAGTTGCTCGAGCGCGAGTTCTCGTGGCTCAACGTTTCATGA
- the coaBC gene encoding bifunctional phosphopantothenoylcysteine decarboxylase/phosphopantothenate--cysteine ligase CoaBC: MLHHVKLIYATKSRKLVGKKIVLAIPGSIAAVECVKLARELIRHGAEVHAVMSENAQKIIHPYAMEFATGNPVVTEITGFIEHVELAGEHENKADLILVCPATANTIGKIACGIDDTPVTTVVTTAFSHTPIMIAPAMHSTMYEHPIVKENIEKLRKLGVEFIGPRFEEGKAKVASIDEIVYRVIRKLHPKSLEGKRVLVTAGATREYIDPIRYITNASSGRMGVAIAEEADFRGAEVTLIRTKGSVPSFVENQIEVETVEEMLEAIENELKVRKYDVVVLAAAVSDFRVKNRADAKIKSGKSLILELEPTPKIIDRVKELQPDVFLVGFKAETSEDKLIEEARKQTERAGSDMVVANTLKAFGSEENEVFLVTRNEVKRLPRMNKRELAERLWDEIEMLI; the protein is encoded by the coding sequence ATGCTCCATCACGTCAAGCTTATCTACGCGACCAAGAGCAGAAAGCTCGTCGGGAAGAAAATCGTTCTCGCGATTCCTGGAAGCATAGCCGCCGTCGAGTGCGTCAAGCTCGCGAGGGAGCTCATAAGGCACGGGGCAGAGGTTCACGCGGTGATGAGCGAGAACGCTCAGAAGATAATCCACCCCTACGCGATGGAGTTCGCCACAGGAAACCCTGTCGTAACAGAGATAACGGGCTTCATAGAGCACGTTGAACTGGCTGGAGAGCACGAGAACAAGGCCGACCTGATTCTCGTATGCCCTGCGACGGCGAACACCATAGGTAAGATAGCCTGTGGCATAGATGACACACCCGTCACGACGGTTGTAACGACCGCATTCTCCCACACTCCGATTATGATAGCCCCCGCGATGCACTCAACGATGTACGAACACCCCATAGTTAAAGAGAACATCGAGAAGCTCAGAAAACTTGGAGTCGAGTTCATCGGCCCCCGCTTCGAGGAGGGGAAAGCCAAGGTCGCTTCAATAGACGAGATAGTCTACCGCGTCATCAGAAAGCTCCACCCCAAGAGCCTCGAGGGGAAGCGCGTTCTGGTCACGGCAGGAGCGACGAGGGAGTACATAGACCCGATTCGCTACATCACCAACGCAAGCAGTGGCAGAATGGGAGTTGCCATAGCCGAAGAGGCGGACTTCAGGGGGGCGGAGGTTACACTCATCAGGACTAAGGGGAGCGTCCCGAGCTTCGTCGAGAACCAGATTGAGGTCGAGACCGTTGAGGAGATGCTGGAGGCGATAGAAAACGAGCTGAAGGTCAGGAAATACGACGTCGTGGTTTTGGCCGCCGCCGTAAGCGACTTCCGGGTCAAAAACCGGGCGGATGCAAAAATCAAGAGCGGGAAGAGTCTTATCCTTGAACTCGAGCCGACGCCGAAGATAATAGACCGCGTTAAAGAACTCCAGCCAGACGTATTCCTCGTGGGCTTCAAGGCCGAGACGAGCGAGGATAAGCTCATAGAGGAAGCCAGGAAGCAGACTGAGCGCGCGGGAAGCGACATGGTCGTCGCGAACACGCTCAAGGCCTTTGGAAGCGAGGAGAACGAAGTGTTCCTCGTCACCCGCAATGAAGTTAAGAGACTGCCGAGGATGAACAAGCGCGAGCTGGCAGAGAGGTTATGGGATGAAATAGAAATGCTCATCTGA